DNA sequence from the Armigeres subalbatus isolate Guangzhou_Male chromosome 1, GZ_Asu_2, whole genome shotgun sequence genome:
AAACAAAATTGTCGATTGCTGGTCCATTGAAAGATCTTCCTAGTCGGGGGGAAAACGGTAAGTTTCTTCCGAGTCGCGGGGCGAATGGTGGCCTGGAGTTGTTTTCGTTGGACGACGAAGAGTCACGACGGCCAAGTCTAGGGGCAGTGGCGTGATAGAATACGGGCTGAGGTTGTCTGAGGATACGACCGGTCAGCACCAGTACGACGTACGGAGTTCCTCGGGCGATTTCCGAGGCCAGTAGCTGCGGCGATTCACCTGAGTAATACAAAGGGTTTTCATCGATTTCGTCCATCAATTCGTCATGTAGCTCGGAGGGAATTGTTCTGCGAAGAATTTTGGTTAGAGTTTCATTTAATAAGCTTCATGGGGTCACACTAACCGTTTTCCAAGACGAGGTCCGAACCACATTGCTGCAGCTCTTTTATTAAGTTCTTCACTGTCCTTTCCGGATGCCAAGTAATTGTTAATTTTTTGCTCCTGCAAGATTATGTCAACAATCAACGCATTAGTAACAATCATTCATAACAAATTCCATCAATATTACATTTGTATCCGGAATTTCGGCACTGAAAGCACTTCGTATAGCGAGAATGATGCAAATCACATTAAACAAGTACAACTTGAACATCTTCGAAAACTTTAGCAAAGCTTATCACcactttaaaaaatattgtaattccAACAGTCAATTATTTGCCGGCAAACTTGACTGTTGAGCTTTGATTTCACTTCTGGTTGAAATTCGCATAGTGCAACCGTATTTTATACCATCACACATGGTCTGTATCTAGAAGAAATCCGTTATTCAAATCAGATACTTTCCCCCCGCATTAATGTATGTCGTGTGAAAATCTCCTGCCGAGTATGCAAAAATCCAGGCGGGGAAAAAGCAGCTAGGACTAATTGACACTTCCACGTGAGCATTCCGTTGTTGGTCCAGTTCGTGCGAAGTATCCAGACAAAACAACATTAATTTCAATCTCCAGAATGTCACTCGTGGACCTTCGAACGGAGACTCGATTTTCCATCGATGAGAGTGGGAGATAAAGTGACAGTGGGATTATCGGATGTGTTCCCATCTTGACATGAGGCTAAAAATAAAAGGGATTGAGGAATCATGCGTGGTCGAAGCAGCGTATCGATGTGAGAAAGAAAATACACAATTTCAAGGCATGTCTGTGCACTGATTAATTTATTGTCAAAATGTAGGTAATACGTCACTCTAATTTACGTCACAATCATTCAAGGACATTACGTCATaaggtcaattttgggaaaaatagttttctccCTATAATATGAAAAACCTTCGAGCCATTTAAAAATAGAAGtcgacattattattattacgcCAACTTTTCCAGTGATTAGCAGAGAATGCGATGAGAATCTAATTGatgtgaattatttttttttagacaAGCATAAATTAACAAACATGCTTTAGCTAAATTTTGATAGTATTTCTTATAAACAATGTAACTTTGAAAGATCGTCGAACGGTACGATATAGAAATGGTCAATTTTGTCTTACTTTCGATAGTTCACGCAACGTGTCTCACTCATTGCAAAACGAATGTTTCCGCACCGCCGCGACTAACGCTAAGCGTCCCACCCGGGCCACGCTGTTTGTTATCATGGAAACACTTTATCTTCACTTCGAACAACCGCTTCAGATCGCCCCACATTTCCTGCTGGCGCTGTCGCTCCAGTTTGCTGCCCTGCAGCGTTGACTTCTCCTCCACCAGACGCTTTCCGACGGTTTCCTGTTCGAAAATCTGCTGCGTCAGCGCTTCCTTCAGCGAAACCCGTCCCGTTTTTCCGCCCATCGGACCATCGTTGATCGCTGCCAGGTTGGCGATCTCCTCGTTGGCCTTCTCCAGCAGCAGCTCCGACCGTTCGAACTCCAGCTGCAGCTCCTGCCATTGCGATTCGAGCGATTTGATCGCTTTGTCCGCttcggtaatcttgctctgcattACGGCCGACTCGGCATTCAGCGTGGCCACCAGTGCATCGAAGGACTGTGTAGATGGGAGAGAATAGCgaaaaagtaatttattattatgCCGTGTCTATGAATGGATGGAAGTGCCGACAGAAAAAATGCGAAATAGGATAAAATGGCAAAACTCCCTCATGTTGAAAACTTCGTTTCCTTACA
Encoded proteins:
- the LOC134205434 gene encoding PBAN-type neuropeptides — translated: MFKLYLFNVICIILAIRSAFSAEIPDTNEQKINNYLASGKDSEELNKRAAAMWFGPRLGKRTIPSELHDELMDEIDENPLYYSGESPQLLASEIARGTPYVVLVLTGRILRQPQPVFYHATAPRLGRRDSSSSNENNSRPPFAPRLGRNLPFSPRLGRSFNGPAIDNFVY